A genomic region of Micromonospora sp. NBC_01796 contains the following coding sequences:
- the ligD gene encoding non-homologous end-joining DNA ligase, with the protein MGVTGQPTLIRPMLATAGDLPEEAGWAYEFKWDGVRAVAYAERGGRLRLFSRNDRDITSAYPEIAVLPSLLGGRTGVLDGELVTLDRHGAPSFSALQRRMHVQAPSASLIASAPVRYVVFDLLRLGRTRLVDQSWSRRRAALEELGLDDQRVTVPPVFDGDPDPVMATARERGLEGVVSKRVDSAYQPGRRSPAWRKTALIQTTEVVVAGYKPGAGRRAGLVGSLLLGINEPTGLVYVGGVGTGFTDAMLEDLGKRLRPLERDRAPFAAPVPSADAKNARWIEPSLVGEVVYRTVTPDGRLRHASWRGLRPDREPDEVRRPRTDT; encoded by the coding sequence GTGGGCGTGACGGGGCAGCCGACACTGATCCGGCCGATGCTGGCCACCGCCGGTGACCTGCCGGAAGAGGCGGGCTGGGCGTACGAGTTCAAGTGGGACGGGGTGCGCGCCGTCGCGTACGCCGAGCGCGGTGGACGACTGCGGCTGTTCTCCCGCAACGACCGGGACATCACCTCGGCGTACCCGGAGATCGCGGTGCTGCCGTCCCTGCTCGGCGGGCGGACCGGGGTGCTGGACGGCGAGTTGGTCACCCTGGACCGGCACGGTGCGCCGAGCTTCTCGGCACTGCAGCGCCGGATGCACGTACAGGCGCCGAGCGCATCCCTGATCGCGTCGGCTCCGGTCCGGTACGTGGTCTTCGACCTGCTGCGGCTGGGCCGGACCCGGCTGGTGGACCAGTCGTGGTCACGGCGCCGGGCCGCGTTGGAGGAACTCGGCCTGGACGATCAGCGGGTCACGGTCCCCCCGGTGTTCGACGGCGACCCGGACCCGGTGATGGCGACGGCGCGGGAGCGCGGGCTCGAAGGGGTCGTCTCGAAACGGGTCGACTCCGCGTACCAGCCCGGCAGGCGGTCGCCGGCCTGGCGCAAGACCGCACTGATCCAGACGACCGAGGTGGTCGTCGCCGGGTACAAACCGGGTGCCGGACGACGTGCCGGCCTCGTCGGCTCACTGCTGCTCGGGATCAACGAGCCCACCGGTCTGGTCTACGTCGGCGGTGTCGGTACGGGTTTCACCGATGCGATGTTGGAGGACCTCGGCAAGCGTCTACGACCGCTGGAGCGGGACCGGGCGCCGTTCGCCGCGCCGGTGCCGTCGGCGGACGCGAAGAACGCCCGCTGGATCGAGCCGAGCCTGGTCGGTGAGGTGGTCTACCGGACCGTCACCCCGGACGGGCGGCTCCGGCACGCGTCCTGGCGAGGGCTACGGCCCGATCGGGAACCGGACGAGGTCAGACGGCCACGGACCGACACCTGA
- a CDS encoding cupin domain-containing protein, giving the protein MNLDLPLPDKSDPIWTAANGFVVRSSEGTTKLVNGGHETFSVKVSGKETDGRLSLMEGEVSPGFGNLPHAHGAEDEAFLVVSGEFRFINGNQTIDAGPGDFVYIPRGTRHGFKNLSTGPSKLLVFYTPAGAEEFFLKYGEDPDPSGKLPPHWTEEKFSALAEALTAHNMILLPDSDDWK; this is encoded by the coding sequence ATGAACCTGGATCTTCCACTCCCGGACAAGAGTGACCCGATCTGGACCGCCGCCAACGGTTTTGTCGTACGCAGCTCCGAGGGAACAACCAAACTGGTCAACGGTGGACACGAGACGTTCAGCGTCAAGGTCAGTGGGAAGGAGACCGACGGTAGGCTCAGCTTGATGGAGGGTGAGGTCTCGCCCGGATTCGGTAACCTTCCCCATGCCCACGGCGCCGAAGACGAGGCTTTCCTGGTTGTGTCGGGCGAGTTCAGGTTCATCAACGGCAATCAGACCATCGACGCCGGGCCCGGTGACTTCGTCTACATCCCGCGCGGCACGCGTCACGGTTTCAAGAACCTGAGTACGGGGCCGTCCAAGCTGCTGGTTTTCTACACCCCGGCCGGTGCGGAGGAGTTCTTCCTGAAGTACGGGGAGGACCCGGACCCCTCGGGCAAGCTGCCGCCGCACTGGACCGAGGAGAAGTTCTCCGCACTCGCGGAGGCGCTTACGGCCCACAACATGATCCTGCTTCCCGACAGCGATGACTGGAAGTAG
- a CDS encoding FG-GAP repeat domain-containing protein: MNRNGVRQASTVLAAVVAVTAASPTLTATASTGDFLPAQYISTGFTTTNTLAVADVTGDGRPDIVVGVGAADNTETSSLLVYAQQPDHRYGTPRRIVGHGDDRDVRLAVGDIDGDGRIDAALATSAGVDVFYQRSGQLTGPTLVGTGAEDVALSDVTGDERLDLIASAYQGTVLIYRQTPAGTFGTATSVTGPFESGAPWGQVFAADLNGDSRPDIAQFYGKGTWVRLQQPDGTFGPATTHLVAPDSDGYRWAGGGAAVGDLTGDGRTDLVMTTAANRPNSAVNVFAQQAGGLTTTPVAYPAYDLASGMAIGDLTGDGRSDLVVAHNSWLALTIAVQQAGGALGGYRINDADGIGSALDGLAIADLNADGKLDVVSVAYTKLVLLLQR, encoded by the coding sequence GTGAATCGTAACGGGGTACGGCAGGCGTCAACGGTGCTCGCGGCGGTGGTGGCCGTGACCGCGGCATCGCCGACACTGACGGCGACAGCGAGCACCGGTGACTTCCTGCCGGCGCAGTACATCTCCACCGGTTTCACCACGACCAACACCCTGGCCGTCGCGGACGTGACCGGTGACGGACGCCCCGACATCGTGGTCGGGGTCGGAGCAGCGGACAACACCGAGACCAGCTCGCTGCTGGTCTACGCCCAGCAGCCCGACCACCGGTACGGCACGCCCCGGCGGATCGTCGGGCACGGCGATGACCGGGACGTTCGGCTGGCGGTGGGCGACATCGACGGCGACGGACGTATCGACGCCGCGCTCGCCACCTCGGCCGGGGTGGACGTCTTCTATCAAAGGTCGGGCCAGCTCACCGGGCCCACCCTTGTCGGCACGGGCGCGGAGGATGTCGCGCTCTCGGACGTGACCGGTGACGAGCGCCTCGACCTCATCGCGTCGGCGTACCAGGGGACGGTGTTGATCTACCGGCAGACGCCGGCCGGTACGTTCGGCACCGCCACCTCCGTCACGGGTCCGTTCGAGTCGGGAGCGCCGTGGGGACAAGTGTTCGCGGCGGACCTCAACGGTGACTCCCGCCCCGACATCGCCCAGTTCTACGGCAAGGGAACCTGGGTGCGGCTGCAGCAACCGGACGGGACGTTCGGTCCGGCGACGACCCACCTCGTCGCTCCGGACTCCGACGGCTACCGCTGGGCCGGCGGTGGAGCCGCGGTCGGCGATCTCACCGGTGACGGACGTACCGACCTGGTCATGACCACTGCGGCCAACCGCCCGAACAGTGCCGTGAACGTCTTCGCCCAGCAGGCCGGCGGGCTGACGACAACACCGGTGGCGTACCCGGCGTACGACCTGGCGTCCGGCATGGCGATCGGTGATCTGACCGGCGATGGCCGATCCGACCTGGTCGTGGCACACAACAGTTGGCTGGCCCTGACCATCGCCGTGCAACAGGCAGGTGGCGCGCTGGGCGGCTACCGGATCAACGACGCCGACGGCATCGGATCGGCGCTGGACGGCCTGGCGATCGCCGACCTGAACGCTGACGGCAAGCTCGACGTCGTGAGCGTCGCGTACACCAAGTTGGTGCTCCTGCTCCAACGTTGA
- a CDS encoding class I SAM-dependent methyltransferase, whose protein sequence is MADPIFAERRLARIYDPLDPDRGDLEAYATMVREFGARSVLDIGCGTGTFACLLVHQGVDVTAVDPAAASLEVARTKTGADRVRWVHGYATDLPPLQVDLVTMTANVAQVFLTDDDWGAALLAAYAALRPGGRLVFETRDPTAKAWLEWNRDRSHQETIIAGVGAVETWVDVVDVSGDLVSFRWTFVFTSDGATLTSDSTLRFRHRDQVTASLTAAGFLVGEVRQAPDRPGREMVFVAQRPE, encoded by the coding sequence GTGGCTGATCCGATCTTCGCCGAGCGCCGTCTGGCGCGGATCTACGACCCCCTGGATCCCGACCGCGGTGACCTGGAGGCGTACGCGACCATGGTCCGGGAGTTCGGCGCGCGCAGTGTCCTGGACATCGGCTGCGGTACCGGGACCTTTGCCTGTCTGCTCGTCCATCAGGGCGTGGACGTGACCGCGGTGGATCCGGCGGCGGCGTCGCTGGAGGTCGCCCGGACCAAAACCGGCGCCGATCGGGTGCGTTGGGTGCACGGGTACGCGACGGATCTGCCCCCGTTGCAGGTGGATCTCGTGACGATGACCGCGAACGTCGCCCAGGTTTTCCTGACCGACGACGACTGGGGCGCGGCGCTGCTGGCGGCGTACGCGGCGCTGCGTCCGGGGGGACGGCTGGTGTTCGAGACCCGCGACCCGACCGCGAAGGCGTGGTTGGAGTGGAACCGCGATCGGTCGCACCAGGAGACGATCATCGCGGGTGTCGGCGCGGTCGAGACGTGGGTCGACGTGGTCGACGTCAGCGGCGACCTGGTCTCGTTCCGCTGGACCTTCGTCTTCACCTCCGACGGCGCGACGCTGACCTCGGACTCCACCCTGCGGTTCCGTCACCGCGACCAGGTGACCGCATCCCTGACCGCTGCCGGCTTCCTCGTCGGCGAGGTACGACAGGCACCGGACCGGCCGGGCCGCGAGATGGTCTTCGTCGCACAGCGCCCCGAATGA
- a CDS encoding sigma-70 family RNA polymerase sigma factor has protein sequence MVPEEVPEAGSGQVFEQHRPRLLAMAHRMLGSGSEAEDAVQETWLRLSRSSAAEIGNLGGWLTTVVARICLNMLRSRRHEPFDVELVAPDDPEQEAVLADEVGSAMLVVLEALTPAERLAFVLHDMFAVPFEDIAGIVGRTPAATRQLASRARRRVQQTPVPIPDLAVQRVAVDAFFAAARDGDFDRLVAVLDPDIVLRPSVSVVVHGATEVARNAIMFADASAQLRPAVVNGGAGVVVVRHGKPSSVMRFTVVDGRITEIDVETSAERLRRIVLP, from the coding sequence ATGGTTCCGGAGGAAGTTCCCGAGGCAGGTTCCGGGCAGGTTTTCGAGCAGCACCGGCCCCGGCTGCTCGCCATGGCGCATCGGATGCTCGGGTCGGGTAGCGAGGCCGAGGACGCGGTGCAGGAAACGTGGCTGCGGCTGTCCCGGTCGTCCGCCGCGGAGATCGGGAATCTCGGCGGTTGGCTGACCACGGTTGTGGCGCGGATCTGCCTGAACATGCTGCGGTCCCGGCGCCACGAGCCGTTCGACGTCGAACTGGTCGCTCCCGACGATCCCGAGCAGGAGGCCGTGCTCGCGGACGAGGTCGGGTCGGCGATGCTGGTGGTGCTGGAGGCGCTGACGCCGGCCGAGCGGCTCGCGTTCGTGTTGCACGACATGTTCGCGGTGCCGTTCGAGGACATCGCGGGGATCGTCGGTCGAACGCCCGCCGCCACCCGGCAGTTGGCCAGCCGGGCACGACGGCGGGTGCAGCAGACCCCGGTGCCGATCCCCGACCTGGCGGTGCAGCGGGTCGCGGTCGACGCGTTCTTCGCCGCGGCCCGGGATGGGGACTTCGATCGGCTGGTGGCCGTCCTCGATCCCGACATCGTGCTGCGGCCGAGCGTCTCCGTCGTGGTGCACGGCGCGACCGAGGTGGCCCGCAACGCCATCATGTTCGCGGATGCGTCGGCCCAGCTGAGACCCGCCGTGGTCAACGGCGGCGCCGGGGTTGTCGTCGTACGGCACGGGAAGCCGTCCTCCGTCATGCGGTTCACGGTCGTCGACGGCCGGATCACGGAGATCGACGTGGAGACGTCCGCCGAACGGCTGCGGAGGATCGTGCTTCCGTGA
- a CDS encoding carboxymuconolactone decarboxylase family protein, producing the protein MQARINHPVMVFPAAMKALIALSSSTGDTLPESTRNLIHLRASQINGCAVCLEMHAADMRKAGEPDERLFTVAGWRDAAYFSDAERAALALTEATTRLADRADAVPDEVWDEAAKHYDEQQLAALVITIASINTWNRLNAATRAVAGSLGG; encoded by the coding sequence ATGCAGGCACGGATCAACCACCCGGTCATGGTCTTCCCCGCGGCGATGAAGGCTCTGATCGCCCTGTCGAGCTCTACCGGGGACACCCTGCCGGAGTCCACCCGCAACCTCATCCACCTGCGCGCCAGCCAGATCAACGGCTGCGCCGTCTGCCTCGAGATGCATGCGGCGGACATGCGCAAGGCCGGCGAGCCCGACGAACGACTCTTCACGGTCGCGGGCTGGCGAGACGCGGCCTACTTCAGCGACGCCGAGCGGGCCGCACTCGCGCTGACCGAGGCCACGACCCGGCTCGCCGACCGCGCCGATGCCGTGCCGGACGAAGTCTGGGACGAGGCCGCGAAGCACTACGACGAGCAACAACTCGCGGCCCTGGTGATCACGATTGCGTCGATCAACACCTGGAACCGGCTCAACGCCGCAACCCGGGCCGTGGCGGGGTCGCTGGGAGGCTGA
- a CDS encoding extracellular solute-binding protein, which translates to MSSRTRTAADATRSWARAHPGLSGLAFAALGLTVGLVLGIAVPPLFEPDQDLERGILRLLTSEDESEGGQRGKLIKQWDDAHPDQEVKLVTVSRSPDKAHSEMLNPIEQVDVYNLDVTWTAEFAATGRIQSLDPESLERRGLLQGFLAEPRKTAEYDGRLWALPFNTDAGLLYYRTYDRKNPETPGQRWPDPPESWADIQNRGEEALNPQDPQYDPKLEAGYAWQLVDDEILTVNALEAIWSTGGEVVNADNQVVLDSTAAEEGLRRLKDGLAVGGKPLVHPDSVDFDEKATTNAFAEGRLLAMRNWPVAYRDLTSVEAAQRVDFEVAAVPGRSVLGGQNLAVASGTRMPNAARDLIEFLTGERSQQILFEHGGFAATRRIVYLDPNIAERYGYADDLLRAIERAGSRPVTPHYILFSKVFRDVVHQALDGDGKFTEDHVRRLTDALHGKQT; encoded by the coding sequence ATGAGTTCGCGTACGCGCACCGCCGCCGATGCCACCCGGAGTTGGGCCCGGGCCCATCCCGGTCTGTCCGGACTGGCTTTCGCGGCACTGGGCCTCACGGTCGGTCTCGTGCTCGGCATCGCGGTGCCGCCGCTGTTCGAGCCGGACCAGGACCTGGAGCGCGGGATCCTGCGGCTGCTGACCAGCGAGGACGAGAGCGAGGGCGGCCAGCGCGGCAAGCTGATCAAGCAGTGGGACGATGCCCACCCGGATCAGGAGGTCAAGCTGGTGACCGTCTCCCGCTCGCCGGACAAGGCACACAGCGAGATGCTGAACCCGATCGAGCAGGTGGACGTCTACAACCTGGACGTCACCTGGACCGCCGAGTTCGCGGCCACCGGGCGGATCCAGTCGCTCGACCCGGAGAGCCTGGAGCGACGCGGGCTGCTTCAGGGATTCCTGGCGGAGCCCCGGAAGACCGCCGAGTACGACGGCCGGCTCTGGGCCCTGCCGTTCAACACCGATGCCGGGCTGCTCTACTACCGCACCTATGACCGGAAGAACCCGGAGACGCCGGGGCAGCGGTGGCCCGATCCGCCGGAATCATGGGCGGACATCCAGAACCGGGGTGAGGAGGCGCTGAACCCGCAGGATCCGCAGTACGACCCGAAGCTGGAGGCGGGCTACGCCTGGCAACTGGTCGACGACGAGATCCTGACGGTGAACGCGTTGGAGGCGATCTGGTCCACCGGGGGCGAGGTGGTGAACGCTGACAACCAGGTGGTGCTCGATTCCACCGCCGCCGAGGAGGGGCTGCGCCGGTTGAAGGACGGGCTGGCGGTCGGCGGCAAACCGCTGGTGCATCCGGATTCGGTCGACTTCGACGAGAAGGCGACCACCAACGCGTTCGCCGAGGGTCGGCTCTTGGCGATGCGGAACTGGCCGGTGGCGTACCGGGACCTGACCTCGGTCGAGGCCGCGCAGCGGGTGGATTTCGAGGTCGCCGCGGTGCCCGGGCGCAGCGTACTCGGTGGCCAGAATCTCGCCGTCGCCAGCGGCACCCGGATGCCGAACGCCGCCCGAGACCTGATCGAGTTTCTCACCGGCGAACGCAGCCAGCAGATTCTCTTCGAACACGGCGGGTTCGCCGCGACCCGCCGGATCGTCTACCTGGATCCGAACATCGCCGAACGGTACGGCTACGCGGATGATCTCCTGCGGGCGATCGAACGGGCCGGTTCCCGGCCGGTCACGCCGCACTACATCCTGTTCAGCAAGGTCTTCCGGGACGTGGTGCACCAGGCGCTCGACGGTGACGGCAAGTTCACCGAGGACCACGTACGCCGGTTGACCGACGCCCTGCACGGCAAACAGACCTGA
- a CDS encoding MarR family winged helix-turn-helix transcriptional regulator has protein sequence MAAEPNQAEPSNTHQRGTNLGWSLGMVLRRWHEHVEESLQDLPHGSRGYHILGVVVHEDVPTQSALAARLAIDRSVLTYVIDDLENAALIERQLDPRDRRARRIVATAKGRRALADAERRVAQAEEVVLGGLPDEQRDAFRDAAERAADAIHTAAPETDPCIAVEDALGQEGVRRRRQ, from the coding sequence ATGGCCGCCGAGCCGAACCAGGCCGAACCGTCGAACACCCACCAGCGGGGGACGAACCTCGGCTGGTCTCTCGGCATGGTGCTGCGGCGATGGCACGAGCACGTCGAGGAGTCGCTACAGGACCTCCCCCACGGCAGCCGTGGCTACCACATCCTCGGCGTGGTCGTACACGAGGATGTGCCCACGCAGAGCGCCCTCGCGGCCCGCCTCGCGATCGACCGCAGCGTCCTGACGTACGTCATCGACGATCTGGAGAACGCCGCTCTCATCGAACGACAACTCGATCCCCGTGACCGGCGCGCCCGCCGGATCGTCGCGACCGCGAAGGGCCGCAGGGCGCTGGCGGATGCCGAACGTCGTGTGGCGCAGGCCGAGGAAGTTGTCCTCGGCGGGCTCCCCGATGAGCAACGTGACGCGTTTCGCGACGCCGCCGAACGAGCCGCGGACGCCATCCACACCGCGGCACCCGAGACAGACCCGTGCATTGCCGTGGAAGACGCGCTCGGGCAGGAAGGCGTACGGCGCCGTCGGCAGTGA
- a CDS encoding LLM class flavin-dependent oxidoreductase, whose protein sequence is MPDYGHELLFGAFITPGAQAPEEAVALAELAESAGLDLATFQDHPYNPAFLDTWTLLSWVAARTERLHVSANVLNLPLRPPAMLARAAASLDLLSSGRFELGLGAGAFWDAIEGMGGRRLTAGHSVEALSEAIDVLRGAWDVSTPGPLRLRGDHYSVPGMRRGPAPAHDIAIWLGAYKPRMLALTGSKADGWLPTLEYLQSPDRITANRIIDDAAVEAGRDPRQIRRLLNLFQVGFAPGDPGFLQGSPEQWVEQLLPLVIEEGFSAFLVGRDDPRIIRTFGEEVAPALREAVAKERKGSGTATGPVRTAVVLAKRRAGIDYDALPASLAGKSIEPGDPGYERVRHSYSRQGSPALVIRPEGTGDVIEALAYARTQDVPLAVRSGGHGISGRSTNDGGIVVDMSGMDRVEVLDRAARRVRLEPGARWGHVASALAPYGLAMSSGDYGDVGVGGLATTAGIGYLARRYGLTIDHVVAAEIVTADGSLLRVDEHQHPDLFWAIRGAGGNFGVVTALELEAYEVGDVVYAQLVVDATDTADLLHRWGRLVEDAPREITSFLSLFPGRRGSPPMAQVTLVYAGDDVEAAQPALSPFLEIGPILDQQAQLVPYPAIVAPPGNQHRGQGLADTHSGLLHHITPQAAEVMASMIRSGDVMIVQFRSVGGAVNDVARDATAYPHRSQNFSVLAATVAERRSRLDKLWAGLYEHLDGMYLSFESDTGPERLLDAFPEPTLGRLRAIKATYDPDNVFNRNFPIPPATSSEGSSSAPQRK, encoded by the coding sequence ATGCCCGACTACGGCCACGAACTCCTCTTCGGGGCGTTCATCACGCCCGGTGCACAGGCGCCGGAGGAGGCGGTGGCGCTCGCCGAACTGGCGGAGTCGGCCGGACTGGACCTGGCCACCTTCCAGGACCACCCGTACAACCCGGCCTTTCTCGACACCTGGACCCTGCTGAGCTGGGTCGCCGCCCGGACCGAGCGGCTGCATGTGTCGGCGAACGTGCTGAACCTGCCGCTGCGCCCGCCGGCGATGCTGGCCCGAGCGGCGGCCAGCCTGGACCTGCTGTCGAGCGGCCGGTTCGAACTCGGGTTGGGCGCCGGGGCGTTCTGGGACGCGATCGAGGGGATGGGCGGCCGGCGGCTGACCGCCGGCCACAGCGTGGAAGCGTTGAGCGAGGCCATTGACGTACTACGCGGCGCGTGGGACGTCTCGACACCGGGACCGCTGCGTCTCCGGGGGGACCACTACTCCGTGCCGGGTATGCGCCGGGGCCCCGCTCCTGCCCACGACATCGCCATCTGGCTGGGCGCGTACAAGCCACGGATGCTCGCCCTGACCGGATCGAAGGCCGACGGCTGGCTGCCGACACTGGAGTACCTGCAGTCCCCTGACCGGATCACGGCCAACCGCATCATCGACGACGCGGCTGTCGAGGCCGGGCGCGACCCGCGACAGATCCGCCGGCTGCTCAACCTCTTCCAGGTGGGCTTCGCCCCGGGCGATCCCGGCTTCCTGCAGGGGTCACCCGAGCAGTGGGTCGAGCAACTCCTTCCGCTGGTGATCGAGGAGGGATTCAGTGCGTTCCTCGTCGGCCGCGACGACCCGCGGATCATCCGGACGTTCGGCGAGGAGGTCGCGCCCGCGCTGCGGGAGGCCGTCGCCAAGGAGCGCAAGGGGAGTGGGACCGCGACGGGGCCGGTCCGTACGGCGGTCGTCCTGGCCAAACGTCGGGCCGGCATCGACTACGACGCGCTGCCCGCTTCGCTGGCCGGCAAGTCCATCGAACCCGGTGACCCCGGGTACGAGCGGGTCCGTCACAGCTACAGCCGGCAGGGATCGCCGGCACTGGTGATCCGCCCAGAGGGTACCGGCGACGTGATCGAGGCCCTGGCCTACGCGCGGACGCAGGACGTACCGCTCGCCGTACGCAGCGGGGGGCACGGCATCAGCGGCCGGTCGACGAACGACGGCGGAATCGTCGTTGACATGTCCGGGATGGACAGGGTGGAGGTGCTCGACCGGGCGGCCCGCCGGGTCCGGCTGGAGCCGGGCGCCCGGTGGGGACACGTCGCTTCGGCGCTTGCTCCGTACGGCTTGGCGATGAGCTCGGGTGACTACGGCGACGTGGGCGTCGGTGGCCTCGCCACCACCGCCGGCATCGGGTACCTGGCGCGCCGGTACGGCCTGACCATCGACCACGTCGTCGCGGCGGAGATCGTCACCGCGGACGGCAGCCTGCTCCGCGTCGACGAACACCAACACCCGGACCTGTTCTGGGCGATCCGCGGTGCCGGCGGCAACTTCGGCGTGGTCACAGCCCTCGAACTCGAGGCGTACGAGGTCGGCGACGTCGTCTACGCCCAACTGGTCGTCGACGCGACCGATACCGCTGACCTGCTCCACCGGTGGGGTCGGCTCGTCGAGGACGCACCACGGGAGATCACCAGCTTCCTCTCCCTGTTCCCCGGTCGCCGCGGTAGTCCGCCGATGGCCCAGGTCACGCTCGTCTACGCGGGAGACGACGTCGAGGCGGCGCAACCCGCCCTGAGCCCGTTCCTGGAGATCGGGCCGATCCTCGACCAGCAGGCCCAGCTCGTGCCGTATCCGGCGATCGTCGCACCGCCGGGAAATCAACATCGCGGTCAGGGATTGGCCGACACCCACAGCGGCCTCCTGCACCACATCACACCACAGGCGGCGGAGGTCATGGCATCCATGATCCGCTCCGGTGACGTGATGATCGTGCAGTTCCGCTCCGTAGGCGGGGCGGTCAACGATGTCGCCCGCGACGCCACCGCCTATCCGCACCGGAGTCAGAACTTCTCGGTGCTCGCCGCCACCGTCGCGGAACGGCGGTCCCGGCTCGACAAGCTCTGGGCCGGCCTGTACGAGCACCTCGACGGCATGTACCTGAGCTTCGAGTCGGACACCGGTCCGGAACGGCTGCTGGACGCATTCCCCGAGCCGACCCTCGGCCGGCTGCGCGCCATCAAGGCGACCTACGACCCCGACAACGTGTTCAACCGCAACTTTCCGATCCCACCGGCGACATCGTCGGAAGGGTCGAGTTCAGCACCGCAGAGGAAGTAA